From one Nocardioides sp. Kera G14 genomic stretch:
- a CDS encoding SAM-dependent methyltransferase, with translation MTRVADRLAEIITPLVGELPVRLRAWDGSEAGPLEAPLVELRSPEALRRLIWHPGELGAAQAYVTGEADLPGTTAELDATLALVMEAARKAAPTRAEQARAVVRAGRAALELGLVGRPPAPPATQAQVRGRLHSLARDRAAISHHYDVPAEFYELILDESMAYSCGYHATPETPVADAQRAKLDLVCTKLGLGPDSTLLDIGCGWGSLTVHAAQHFGARVLGVTIAAEQQRYVAERIARAGLADRAEARLCDYRDVEGTFDAVSSIEMGEHVGQENYPTFARVLQDRVRPGGRVLVQQMSRTERPGGGAFIESFIAPDMHMRPVGQTVDLLERAGLEVRDVHALREHYVLTVAGWIERFEAHEDRLRELVGEEMLRVWRLYLVGGSAAFRDGRMGVDQILAVRPGGSHDLPWVRA, from the coding sequence ATGACCCGCGTCGCGGACCGTCTCGCCGAGATCATCACGCCGCTGGTCGGCGAGCTCCCCGTCCGCCTACGCGCTTGGGACGGCTCCGAGGCCGGGCCGCTGGAGGCGCCCCTGGTGGAGCTCCGTTCGCCGGAGGCGCTGCGCCGGCTCATCTGGCACCCGGGTGAGCTCGGCGCGGCACAGGCCTATGTGACCGGCGAGGCGGACCTGCCCGGGACGACCGCCGAGCTCGACGCCACGCTGGCGCTCGTGATGGAGGCCGCCCGGAAGGCCGCGCCGACCCGCGCGGAGCAGGCACGGGCCGTCGTACGGGCGGGAAGGGCGGCGTTGGAGCTGGGCCTCGTCGGCCGGCCACCGGCCCCACCTGCCACCCAGGCCCAGGTGCGCGGGCGCCTGCACTCGCTCGCCCGTGACCGTGCCGCGATCAGCCATCACTACGACGTGCCCGCCGAGTTCTACGAGCTGATCCTCGACGAGTCGATGGCCTACTCCTGCGGCTACCACGCCACGCCCGAGACGCCCGTGGCCGACGCGCAACGGGCCAAGCTGGACCTGGTCTGCACCAAGCTCGGGCTCGGCCCGGACAGCACCCTGCTCGACATCGGCTGCGGCTGGGGGTCGCTCACGGTGCACGCCGCCCAGCACTTCGGCGCGAGGGTCCTCGGCGTGACGATCGCCGCCGAGCAGCAGCGGTACGTCGCCGAGCGGATCGCACGCGCGGGTCTCGCCGACCGCGCCGAGGCCCGGCTCTGCGACTACCGCGACGTCGAGGGCACCTTCGACGCCGTGAGCTCCATCGAGATGGGCGAGCACGTCGGCCAGGAGAACTACCCGACGTTCGCCCGGGTACTCCAGGACCGGGTGCGCCCGGGTGGGCGGGTGCTCGTGCAGCAGATGTCCCGCACCGAGCGGCCGGGCGGAGGAGCGTTCATCGAGTCCTTCATCGCACCCGACATGCACATGCGTCCCGTCGGCCAGACGGTGGACCTGCTCGAGCGTGCCGGCCTGGAGGTCCGTGACGTCCACGCCCTGCGTGAGCACTACGTGCTGACCGTCGCCGGCTGGATCGAGCGGTTCGAGGCCCACGAGGACCGCCTCCGGGAGCTCGTCGGGGAGGAGATGCTGCGGGTCTGGCGGCTCTACCTCGTCGGTGGTTCGGCGGCTTTCCGCGACGGTCGGATGGGTGTCGACCAGATCCTCGCGGTACGGCCGGGCGGCTCGCACGATCTGCCGTGGGTGCGGGCGTGA